One segment of Ricinus communis isolate WT05 ecotype wild-type chromosome 8, ASM1957865v1, whole genome shotgun sequence DNA contains the following:
- the LOC8264852 gene encoding helicase protein MOM1 isoform X9 → MPLYLRCCEGRGCKRSYHLSCLDPLLKDVPPGVWYCLACVRKKIKLGVYSVSEGMESIWDVKEVEVSGLQKKQYLVKYKGLAHVHNQWVPESQLLVEAPSLIAKFNRKTQVQKVNDFLLATKWKSEWTEPHRLLQKRLIEPLKQHDEVQLGCRYEWLVKWHGLDYEQATWELEKASFMELPKVQSLMKDYENRHEKAKRGHCLFGIDKKLEIKNGLLVKLSQLSAGSLTGIDNNRLDFIRYLLDCWQKGQNAVIIDDQLLCLQERIVKVIKFISSLSSYVSRPFLVISTALSLWDEEFCRLTPSLDAVFYHGDKDLRRSIRAVEFVGGEGIMFEVLVTSPEIIAEDLNVLGSVKWEAIIVDDCQRYKVQSSVEQIKGLSTEMRLLLFNGQLKDCCIEHLLALLDCQSDMNGFASLSTKSSHKMGNLKERLSKYIVNGSKSDSLKFVEYWVPVQISNIQLEQYCATLFSNSLFLCSSSKNDLVGALSDILVSIRKCCDHPYLMDPSPEDILTKDAKVVDILDIGIKASGKLQLLQAMLIEIRNRGSRVIVLFQSSGPGKDKIGDILDDFVRQRFGQDSYERIDGCVNQKRKQAALNNFNNQKTRFVFLLESCACLPSIKLSSVDTVIIFGSDWIPANDLRNLRKITLDSQFEQLKVFRLYSSFTVEENVLILAKHDKILDSNVQSISRATTQSLLMRGASYLFRKLDEFQNSSILNTNRSSSFDESSEKDVIRDFLTILSQDAKDNNSSTFSVIVKAKLNQGTYVSDPPLPGERKSQVRDEEFPHRFWKKLLEGKQPEWTFTSGLSQRNRKRVQNSEDILKKPEGEHGEVVKKHKKAANNDVGQNHFESAPFEGNTDTGNNEGNLGGPSHNVHQLMSGSSDHLNASYANHAPSLQSLTNVILDEPSSNMAKSNERINVHDSQKSLHLLLKPDMAKLCEILKLPDNVKAMVQSFLEYVMNNHHVIREPATILQAFQISLCWTAASLLKHKIDHKESLALAKQHLNFGCKKEEADYVYSKFRCLKKVFLYHTGNVMLTCSSENSQSVTRVVNKEYLQARSGQELLQLGLAKQDFSKSIKDIERKCDKQMRKVSQKQQEEIVEFNKKYNEEKAQLEYKQKTEAAVIRLHSNSSMRKNKLKLLDIEYKKKFEELEQQMVIRRKDLEEMHMAARDKLKKRKACWLEGVKSWAQVELINKPPSNKIGHNQENAASVNSYLKKQNPEVIQGMQNKKVPLEVPETVSSDDDDDYLLPGVQSTNEQIFDGVRSDLPDGEAPLRISTAISLRDGLEVNVPSSREQFSNAEVPLGVSEAVSSSDGAEHTNKFTCNEHNNGPTVMRPQNLSMGGSEIANSVGSQENIQGLESSPEAVIGERDGVQALNLENATEVDEEDVVCIANKDPNSRMIAGYQHNEKVSSGAIESASNKAASDNSCKQQNEKALMERTISNDSSDKTAGLGQQDTGAASGVPETALIEEIQGGETSKEQDGMIEAIETVNNEDSQSLGKTAGLGQQDTELLSGVIETAPSDVGDGGSSDTRIGGCAVASCASTRVVQQDLVVPVTNEDNHLQEPSLALQVECLLPTGSTRLQDGVASVSMNPDNLQQVDASVQRQNDIAASPENVDAHVAEHVLQMPPTESAISVNAMDLPSTSETQHQSNHEDFITCNIAGTSMPMVEDQVQCSDLAISQHGTHTTQHLPADIPVHGSGTHVSDTRTLPISSGVNNYTVQTVPPVRVPPLPFYHDPLQVELERLRKEAEQIVNAHENTKLQLKSDCEQEVAQIRKKYEVKLQELESEFLMKKKEMDMNEKKVLMNKILAEAFRSKCMDVKASSAPGIHQEVPSGFVQQLLQRSSQPAIVTGLSSAGQPTSGQQIAIPSAHSTSSLHAAHHSPGHLSGNLTRPPHINNISPATGNLQIGSEIRCPAPHLQPFRPSASTTPSLAVGTSSQQVPSNPPTTSSPPFQPAFRPQPSTQQSHPHNNAHGPETTRFLPPLSRSSLSEIELLMEVDNQTNTNTNTNPSSNLRPLPSLGSDSDPVVRPELVLLNNTRASEACPSEVVCLSDDD, encoded by the exons tcttttg GCAACAAAATGGAAGTCAGAGTGGACTGAACCACATCGTTTGCTACAAAAACGATTGATAGAGCCTCTCAAGCAACATGATGAGGTTCAGTTGGGTTGCCGTTATGAGTGGCTTGTAAAATGGCATGGTCTTGATTATGAGCAGGCAACATGGGAGTTGGAAAAAGCTTCTTTCATGGAATTGCCAAAAGTTCAAAGCCTTATGAAAGATTATGAGAATCGTCATGAGAAGGCAAAGAGAGGTCATTGTTTGTTTGGAATAGATAAG AAACTTGAGATAAAAAATGGTTTATTGGTTAAACTATCACAGTTATCGGCTGGAAGTTTGACAGGGATCGACAATAATCGTCTAGACTTTATCCGCTATCTTTTGGACTGCTGGCAAAAGGGGCAGAATGCTGTTATCATTGATGATCAG TTACTATGTCTGCAGGAACGAATTGTGAAggtgattaaatttatttcatctTTGTCCTCCTATGTCTCTCGGCCTTTTCTTGTAATCTCTACTGCGCTTTCTTTGTGGGATGAAGAGTTCTGTCGTCTGACTCCATCTCTTGATGCTGTGTTTTACCATGGAGACAAAGATTTACGAAGAAGTATTAGGGCAGTGGAGTTTGTTGGAGGAGAAGGCATAATGTTTGAAGTACTTGTAACCTCTCCAGAAATTATTgcagag GATCTAAATGTGCTTGGATCAGTAAAATGGGAAGCAATAATTGTTGATGACTGCCAGCGGTATAAAGTACAGTCATCTGTTGAACAAATTAAGGGTTTAAGCACAGAGATGAGGCTTCTGCTTTTCAATGGTCAACTAAAG GATTGCTGCATTGAACATTTGCTGGCTCTGCTTGATTGTCAAAGTGATATGAATGGCTTTGCGAGCTTATCAACTAAATCTAGTCATAAGATGGGTAATTTGAAGGAGAGGTTGTCAAAATATATTGTCAATGGTTCCAAGTCAGACTCTTTGAAATTTGTGGAGTACTGGGTTCCTGTTCAGATATCCAATATACAGCTTGAACAGTATTGTGCTACtctattttcaaattctttatttctttgctCATCCTCAAAGAATGATCTTGTTGGTGCACTTAGCGATATTCTTGTCTCAATCCGGAAG TGTTGTGATCATCCCTATCTCATGGATCCATCACCAGAAGATATTTTGACAAAAGATGCAAAAGTGGTTGACATTTTAGATATTGGAATAAAAGCAAGCGGCAAGCTACAACTTCTTCAGGCAATGCTTATTGAGATAAGAAACAGAGGTTCAAGAGTGATTGTTCTTTTCCAG TCTAGTGGTCCAGGGAAGGATAAGATTGGAGATATTTTGGATGACTTTGTGCGTCAAAGATTTGGTCAGGATTCTTATGAGCGTATCGATGGCTGTGttaaccagaaaaggaagcaAGCTGCTCTAAACAACTTCAACAACCAAAAAACGAGATTTGTCTTTCTATTAGAAAGCTGTGCTTGTTTACCGAGCATCAAACTGTCATCAGTCGATACTGTTATCATATTTGGTAGTGATTGGATCCCAGCAAATGATTTAAGGAACCTACGCAAGATAACACTTGATTCACAGTTTGAACAGTTAAAAGTATTTCGCCTATATTCATCTTTCACTGTGGAAGAGAATGTTTTGATCCTTGCAAAGCATGATAAGATCCTTGATAGCAATGTACAGAGCATAAGCCGTGCTACTACTCAGAGTCTGCTTATGCGGGGAGCTTCATATCTATTCCGTAAGTTGGATGAGTTTCAAAATAGCAGTATCCTGAACACCAACAGAAGTTCATCATTTGATGAGTCGTCTGAAAAAGATGTTATCCGAGATTTTTTGACCATACTTTCTCAAGATGCCAAAGATAACAATTCAAGCACCTTCTCTGTAATCGTGAAAGCTAAATTAAATCAAGGAACTTATGTTTCTGATCCACCATTGCCTGGTGAGCGAAAATCTCAAGTGAGGGATGAAGAGTTTCCCCATagattttggaaaaaattgtTAGAGGGAAAACAACCAGAGTGGACATTTACATCTGGTTTGTCTCAAAGGAACCGGAAAAGGGTTCAAAACTCTGAGGATATTCTCAAGAAACCAGAAGGTGAGCATGGGGAAGTTGTGAAGAAGCACAAGAAAGCAGCCAACAATGATGTTGGCCAAAACCATTTCGAATCTGCTCCATTTGAAGGAAATACTGATACTGGGAACAATGAAG GAAATCTTGGAGGTCCATCTCATAATGTGCATCAATTGATGTCTGGATCAAGTGACCATCTTAATGCAAGTTATGCAAATCATGCTCCGAGTCTCCAAAGTTTGACTAATGTTATATTAGATGAACCATCAAGTAACATGGCTAAGTCaaatgaaagaattaatgTGCATGATTCACAAAAGAGTCTCCATCTCCTTTTGAAACCAGACATGGCAAAACTCTGTGAAATTCTAAAACTCCCA GATAATGTCAAGGCCATGGTTCAAAGTTTCCTTGAATATGTGATGAATAATCATCATGTTATCAGAGAACCAGCAACCATACTGCAGGCATTTCAGATATCCCTG TGCTGGACTGCAGCTTCTTTGCTAAAGCACAAAATTGATCACAAAGAATCTCTTGCACTTGCAAAACAGCATTTAAATTTTGGCTGCAAGAAAGAAGAGGCAGATTATGTGTATTCTAAGTTCCGATGTTTGAAGAAAGTATTTTTATACCATACAGGGAATGTTATGCTAACCTGCTCTTCAGAAAATTCTCAATCAGTGACTAGAGTTGTTAACAAGGAGTATTTACAAGCAAGGTCGGGTCAGGAACTTTTGCAGCTAGGATTGGCAAAacaagatttttcaaaaagtaTCAAAGATATTGAGAGGAAATGCGATAAACAGATGAGAAAAGTCTCACAGAAGCAACAGGAAGAAATAGTGGAATTTAACAAAAAGTACAACGAAGAGAAGGCACAACTTGAGTATAAGCAGAAAACAGAGGCAGCGGTTATTCGTTTACATAGTAATAGTTcaatgagaaaaaataaactcaAGTTACTGGATATTGAATACAAAAAAAAGTTTGAAGAACTTGAACAGCAGATGGTTATACGTCGTAAAGATCTTGAGGAAATGCACATGGCTGCTAGGGACAAgttgaaaaagagaaaagcttGTTGGTTGGAAGGAGTGAAGTCTTGGGCTCAGGtggaattaataaataagccgccttcaaataaaattggaCATAATCAAGAAAATGCTGCCTCAGTGAACTCTTATTTGAAGAAACAGAATCCTGAAGTAATTCAAGGCATGCAAAACAAGAAAGTTCCACTAGAAGTTCCTGAAACAGTAAGTtcagatgatgatgatgactaTCTACTCCCTGGGGTACAGTCTACAAATGAACAGATATTTGATGGGGTAAGATCAGACTTGCCTGATGGAGAGGCTCCACTAAGAATTTCCACAGCTATAAGCTTGAGGGATGGATTGGAAGTAAATGTACCTTCATCTAGAGAACAATTTTCTAATGCAGAAGTTCCATTAGGAGTATCTGAGGCTGTTAGTTCCAGTGATGGTGCAGAGCACACTAATAAATTCACATGTAATGAACATAATAATGGACCTACGGTAATGAGGCCTCAAAACCTTTCGATGGGAGGGTCTGAGATTGCCAATTCGGTTGGCAGCCAGGAGAACATCCAAGGGCTTGAAAGTTCTCCTGAAGCCGTTATTGGGGAGAGAGATGGTGTTCAGGCTCTGAATTTAGAAAATGCTACTGAAGTTGATGAGGAGGATGTAGTTTGTATTGCTAATAAAGATCCTAATTCCAGAATGATTGCTGGATACCAGCATAATGAAAAGGTTTCTTCAGGAGCAATAGAAAGTGCTTCCAATAAAGCAGCGAGTGATAATAGTTGTAAGCAGCAGAATGAAAAGGCTCTGATGGAGAGGACTATAAGCAACGATTCTTCAGATAAAACTGCTGGACTTGGCCAACAGGATACGGGGGCTGCATCAGGGGTGCCTGAAACTGCTCTAATTGAAGAAATTCAGGGTGGTGAAACTAGTAAAGAGCAGGATGGGATGATTGAAGCAATTGAGACTGTCAATAATGAGGACTCTCAATCTTTGGGTAAGACTGCTGGACTTGGCCAGCAGGATACAGAGCTTCTGTCAGGAGTGATTGAAACAGCTCCTAGTGACGTAGGGGATGGTGGTAGCAGTGATACACGGATTGGAGGATGTGCTGTGGCCTCATGTGCTAGTACTAGAGTTGTTCAGCAGGACTTAGTTGTTCCAGTTACTAATGAAGACAATCATCTCCAAGAACCGTCTCTG GCACTGCAAGTTGAATGCCTTTTGCCAACTGGATCAACCAGATTGCAAGATGGAGTTGCATCAGTGAGCATGAATCCTGATAATTTGCAACAAGTTGATGCTTCAGTGCAGCGTCAAAATGATATTGCTGCTAGTCCAGAAAATGTTGATGCACATGTCGCAGAGCATGTGCTGCAAATGCCACCCACAGAGTCTGCTATAAGTGTTAATGCCATGGATTTACCTTCAACTAGTGAAACCCAACATCAGTCAAACCATGAAGATTTTATCACTTGTAACATTGCTGGGACCTCAATGCCAATGGTAGAGGACCAGGTGCAATGCTCAGATTTAGCAATTTCACAGCATGGGACACATACTACTCAGCATCTGCCTGCTGACATTCCTGTTCATGGATCAGGGACACATGTATCAGATACAAGGACCCTACCTATTTCTTCAGGAGTTAATAATTATACTGTGCAAACTGTACCCCCTGTTCGAGTCCCCCCTCTGCCTTTCTATCACGACCCACTTCAAGTTGAATTGGAGAGATTGCGCAAAGAAGCAGAGCAAATTGTCAATGCCCATGAGAACACG AAGCTGCAGTTGAAATCCGATTGTGAACAGGAAGTTGCCCAGATTCGCAAAAAGTATGAGGTCAAACTTCAGGAGCTGGAATCTGAATTCCTcatgaagaagaaagaaatggaTATGAATGAGAAAAAAGTTCTTATGAACAAGATCTTAGCAGAGGCATTCAGGTCGAAGTGCATGGATGTCAAGGCATCTAGTGCACCTGGCATACATCAAG AGGTGCCCTCGGGTTTCGTGCAGCAGCTGCTTCAGCGATCATCACAGCCTGCCATTGTCACTGGTCTGTCTTCAGCTGGTCAACCTACAAGCGGCCAACAGATTGCAATTCCCAGCGCACATAGTACTTCATCTCTGCATGCTGCGCATCATTCTCCGGGACATCTCTCAGGAAATTTAACGAGACCACCTCATATCAACAACATTTCCCCTGCCACTGGCAATCTTCAAATTGGAAGTGAAATTCGTTGTCCGGCCCCACATTTACAACCTTTTAGACCTTCAGCATCCACAACTCCGTCCCTTGCAGTTGGGACCTCGAGTCAACAGGTGCCCAGCAACCCCCCTACAACTTCTTCCCCACCCTTCCAGCCTGCATTTCGGCCACAGCCATCCACACAGCAATCTCATCCCCATAACAATGCACATGGTCCTGAAACTACAAGATTTTTGCCACCTCTTAGTAGGTCCTCTCTATCTGAAATCGAGTTGCTTATGGAGGTAGATAAtcaaacaaatacaaatacaaATACAAATCCTTCCAGCAATTTGCGCCCACTCCCAAGTTTGGGTTCTGACTCGGATCCTGTGGTCCGGCCTGAGCTTGTACTGCTAAATAATACAAGAGCAAGCGAGGCATGTCCAAGTGAGGTGGTTTGTTTATCAGATGATGACTGA